Proteins from one Entomospira culicis genomic window:
- a CDS encoding acyltransferase — MILAFLVWMISPWSYALEVEQWQSILNFGDRDEGNAAEQALVGWLMREAQRLGIDATRYDLVDFSRNVHSFGANVGYYFPGEREEEIVILIPQSHYDGSLLLGIALAQELAKHDSLRYTMRIFFLSGEESPHWLVASAKERALSYPIGTRNLLRLGIINNQSYLLYYQLKSPTNTYTIGAEQYLRSPYSVIAMMHQLYELFDRQIYLQQSNVVPRRFIRAYAHAVDEYLNQELATVLISGEDQDVVYSLEEAVGWANRRAQESREFYHQHLSEIESEWEINYVVFGKWILREKHYLTLLVFGLFLLLIAAAISRHQLRSQWVRFRRQGKSSLVLLPMTFIALFLASFITYYVNHQRGENAFWQYMPLMFVLYKVLWTLFLSALFGRVFEGVRRQGSSKFYTFSALIFGFVSLLLFAMINIIYALGWLWFLFMYTCYVMVKPLYLRLVFLFLAPVMIIFFASDFFNHAPPAIAQLFLFDSILGNIILLFIFAPIFMLIMSHFNHRKRLRLHRLPPYISFVIYIVAIIGLYGVLRYYHPYRQSEKEPLWLVASESGFGQRRQSTARIWSIQRLGDLKLINNTNQKELALVDIPNLVVDGIPIEPSGYDFTLNVEFEEILNRTASNITLGNLEQVEYLDLYIRSDRNFGVVSANVPMDIIDQQNVVIFLGKNPPSQIEIRLISNDPFRLQVRAVASYSLLDRVTLVRHNSYLAAAYAHITRERFRTVLEI; from the coding sequence ATGATCCTCGCTTTTTTAGTATGGATGATCTCACCTTGGAGCTACGCCCTAGAAGTGGAGCAGTGGCAGAGTATCCTCAATTTTGGTGATCGCGATGAGGGTAACGCTGCGGAGCAGGCATTAGTTGGCTGGCTGATGCGTGAGGCACAGCGATTAGGCATTGACGCGACGCGTTATGATTTAGTGGATTTTAGCCGTAATGTGCACAGCTTTGGCGCGAATGTGGGCTACTACTTTCCGGGTGAGCGTGAAGAAGAGATTGTCATTTTGATTCCCCAGAGCCACTATGATGGTAGCTTACTCTTGGGGATTGCCTTGGCACAGGAGCTAGCTAAACACGACTCCTTGCGCTACACGATGCGCATCTTCTTTCTCTCGGGGGAAGAGTCGCCTCACTGGTTGGTTGCTAGTGCCAAAGAACGCGCCCTTAGCTATCCCATCGGCACAAGAAATTTGTTGCGCTTAGGCATTATCAATAACCAAAGTTATCTTCTTTATTATCAATTAAAATCGCCGACCAATACCTATACGATTGGGGCGGAGCAATATTTACGATCGCCTTACAGCGTGATCGCGATGATGCACCAGTTGTACGAACTGTTTGATCGGCAAATCTATTTACAACAGAGTAATGTCGTGCCACGTCGTTTTATTCGTGCGTATGCGCATGCGGTGGATGAGTATTTAAATCAAGAGTTGGCCACCGTGCTGATTAGCGGAGAAGATCAAGATGTTGTTTACTCGCTAGAGGAGGCGGTAGGTTGGGCAAACCGTCGGGCGCAAGAGAGTAGGGAGTTCTATCATCAACACCTTAGCGAGATTGAGAGCGAGTGGGAGATCAACTACGTCGTCTTTGGCAAGTGGATCTTGCGGGAGAAGCACTATCTTACGCTTTTGGTCTTTGGCCTCTTTTTACTTTTGATTGCTGCTGCCATTTCGCGTCATCAATTGCGATCGCAGTGGGTACGCTTTCGTCGTCAAGGTAAATCGAGCTTAGTGCTCCTGCCCATGACCTTCATTGCGCTCTTCTTGGCCTCTTTTATCACTTATTATGTAAACCATCAGCGGGGTGAGAACGCCTTTTGGCAATACATGCCCTTGATGTTTGTCCTCTACAAAGTGCTCTGGACGCTCTTTTTATCGGCGCTCTTTGGCAGAGTCTTTGAGGGCGTTCGTCGGCAAGGATCGAGCAAATTTTATACGTTCTCCGCATTGATTTTTGGCTTTGTCTCGTTGCTTCTCTTTGCTATGATCAATATCATCTACGCCCTTGGCTGGCTTTGGTTTCTCTTTATGTATACTTGCTATGTTATGGTAAAGCCCTTGTACCTGCGACTGGTCTTTCTCTTCTTAGCCCCTGTGATGATCATCTTTTTTGCGAGCGACTTCTTCAATCACGCTCCGCCGGCCATCGCGCAACTCTTCCTCTTCGACTCTATCTTAGGAAACATCATTCTCCTCTTTATCTTCGCTCCCATCTTCATGCTGATCATGTCGCACTTTAATCATCGTAAGCGCCTGCGCCTGCATCGCCTCCCGCCATATATCTCCTTCGTCATCTATATCGTGGCGATCATCGGGCTCTATGGCGTGTTGCGTTACTATCATCCGTATCGACAATCAGAGAAAGAACCGCTATGGCTGGTGGCGAGCGAGAGTGGGTTTGGGCAACGCAGGCAGAGTACCGCGCGTATCTGGAGTATCCAACGGCTAGGCGATCTTAAACTGATCAATAACACTAACCAAAAAGAGCTGGCACTGGTCGATATTCCCAATTTGGTGGTCGATGGCATCCCGATAGAGCCCTCGGGCTACGACTTTACCCTAAATGTAGAGTTTGAAGAGATCCTCAACCGCACCGCCAGTAACATCACTTTAGGTAATCTGGAGCAGGTGGAGTATCTCGACCTCTATATCCGCAGCGATCGTAACTTTGGCGTAGTCTCTGCCAACGTGCCGATGGACATCATCGATCAACAGAATGTCGTTATTTTTCTGGGTAAAAACCCTCCCAGCCAGATCGAAATTCGCCTGATTAGCAACGATCCTTTTCGCCTCCAAGTGCGCGCGGTGGCTAGCTACTCCTTGCTGGATCGGGTGACCTTAGTGCGTCATAACTCCTACCTCGCCGCCGCTTACGCCCACATCACGCGCGAGCGTTTTCGCACTGTCTTAGAGATTTAA
- a CDS encoding lipid II:glycine glycyltransferase FemX: MSQVTLFREPLLASNNFLQTEFWAYFKENFGWQAHTFRLNIEGADPTFILVLTRSLAPTLTLAYVPHPNLNHLDPQAIPSILKQTAKLMKRHIPDLFLVRWDLNLPRTQGAITHFRSYLKDLPSLSIQPADTTILNLQPDLETILEKMHKKTRYNIRLAEKKGVKIVQAPIHDVVKWYDLYKETAKRDGITIHSLAYYQKFFQVSHQHHYYPKAQLLLAYHDDDLLAGIILLFTDTHATYVYGASSNHKRNLMPSYALQWQAIQLAKEKGCTAYDFFGLPPEPNPDHPMFGLYQFKVGFGGDIHHYMSIWDAPTSCLRYRLYRLAEALRALRKHRHKKHLKR; the protein is encoded by the coding sequence ATGAGTCAAGTTACCCTATTTAGAGAGCCTCTTTTGGCGAGCAATAACTTTCTACAAACTGAATTTTGGGCCTATTTTAAAGAGAATTTTGGCTGGCAGGCGCACACCTTTCGCCTTAATATCGAGGGCGCGGATCCTACCTTCATCCTCGTGCTTACGCGATCTCTCGCGCCAACCCTTACCCTTGCCTACGTACCTCACCCCAACCTTAACCACCTCGATCCGCAGGCAATCCCGAGCATCCTCAAGCAGACCGCAAAGCTCATGAAGCGCCATATTCCTGACCTCTTTTTGGTGCGATGGGATCTCAACCTACCGCGCACCCAAGGAGCCATCACCCACTTTCGTAGCTATCTCAAGGATCTTCCTAGCCTCTCGATCCAACCAGCCGACACCACTATCCTCAACCTCCAGCCCGATCTCGAAACGATCCTAGAGAAGATGCACAAAAAGACACGTTATAATATCCGTCTTGCCGAAAAGAAGGGGGTCAAAATCGTCCAAGCGCCCATCCACGATGTCGTTAAGTGGTACGACCTCTACAAAGAGACCGCTAAACGCGACGGCATCACGATACACTCCCTTGCCTACTACCAGAAATTCTTTCAAGTCTCCCACCAGCACCACTACTATCCCAAAGCCCAACTCCTGCTGGCCTACCACGACGACGATCTGCTTGCGGGTATTATTCTCCTCTTCACCGATACCCACGCCACCTACGTCTACGGCGCAAGTAGCAACCACAAACGCAACCTGATGCCCAGCTACGCCCTGCAGTGGCAGGCCATCCAGCTTGCCAAAGAGAAGGGGTGCACCGCTTATGACTTCTTTGGTCTGCCCCCCGAACCCAACCCAGACCACCCGATGTTCGGACTCTATCAATTTAAGGTTGGCTTTGGTGGCGATATCCACCACTACATGTCCATTTGGGATGCGCCAACGAGTTGCTTGCGCTATCGCCTCTACCGCTTGGCCGAGGCATTGCGCGCGCTACGCAAGCATCGCCACAAAAAGCATCTTAAACGATAA
- the prmC gene encoding peptide chain release factor N(5)-glutamine methyltransferase, whose product MFNKDDYVIGTLLESARLALAPISESPLLDAQLLLARSMGCSRTALLANDPHGLVSDAIYAQFQEFLEKRLAGYPVAYLLGYKEFYGRNFYVDERVLIPRPDTEILVEAVIQYAQTHAVQRIREVGFGSGAIALTLACELEHKMIIASDVSADAYAVFAKNHTNLKASLRSEVHFFVGNLWDDGGDADILVSNLPYLTRAETQERMELLWREPALALDGEVEVGDGGLGLIYQLIEQAKGRVQALFLEASSEQMPHLAQALRQANFPNIFIEKDLAGSARVIWAFLR is encoded by the coding sequence ATGTTCAATAAAGATGATTATGTAATTGGCACTCTTTTAGAGAGTGCCCGTTTGGCATTAGCACCGATATCAGAGAGTCCACTATTGGATGCGCAGTTGCTTTTGGCGAGGAGCATGGGTTGTAGTCGTACGGCACTGTTGGCGAACGATCCTCATGGATTGGTGAGTGATGCGATTTATGCGCAATTTCAGGAGTTCTTGGAGAAGCGCCTAGCTGGTTATCCTGTAGCGTATTTATTAGGTTACAAGGAGTTTTACGGCAGGAATTTTTATGTGGATGAGCGTGTTTTAATCCCCCGTCCAGATACGGAAATTCTAGTGGAAGCGGTTATTCAATACGCGCAAACGCATGCCGTGCAACGCATCCGTGAGGTGGGTTTTGGCAGTGGGGCAATCGCACTTACGCTAGCTTGTGAGTTGGAGCATAAAATGATTATCGCTAGTGATGTGAGCGCTGATGCCTATGCGGTTTTTGCGAAAAATCATACAAACTTGAAAGCTTCTCTACGCAGTGAAGTGCACTTTTTTGTGGGTAATTTGTGGGACGATGGGGGGGATGCGGATATTTTAGTCTCGAATTTACCCTATCTTACGAGAGCAGAGACCCAAGAGCGCATGGAGCTTTTGTGGCGCGAACCTGCTTTGGCACTAGATGGTGAAGTGGAAGTCGGCGACGGTGGTCTTGGACTCATTTATCAACTAATTGAGCAGGCTAAAGGGCGCGTACAAGCACTCTTTTTGGAGGCAAGCAGCGAGCAGATGCCCCATCTGGCACAGGCGCTACGTCAGGCTAACTTTCCCAACATCTTTATAGAAAAGGATTTGGCGGGAAGCGCGCGCGTAATATGGGCTTTTTTAAGATAA
- a CDS encoding flagellar filament outer layer protein FlaA, with translation MLFAASFVTAEEAQLINFGDFVAGDDGQHAETTFDYSVHAGQTYTQEEKDMMKTSYALQNWVVTLNGSARNVVADRLTTARPVESSARGKTVMGVRVHFPSNGSNNANAVVRPPFPVPAINPTLIEGGIEEDGEQRNYFDENEFVGRGIVNNVGILKMVEMNIRGLNFPHSVSILLERIGGRVEEIPMGSLDFDGWKTLTWTNPSYAFEVRQRDLRRLPVYPYTVPYIKLNGIKFYRSGHNMGGDFIAYIDDIVLVFDKAVRDDVPVDIDDEAVWNIIRDREMSRMKIELRRLGERLVYEFTQAKLMDTTRPQTFPAHGAIPVNDRRPSEVNEE, from the coding sequence ATGCTATTCGCTGCTAGTTTCGTGACAGCAGAAGAAGCACAGCTAATTAATTTTGGCGATTTCGTTGCTGGTGATGATGGTCAGCATGCAGAGACCACTTTTGATTACAGCGTTCACGCTGGACAGACTTACACCCAAGAAGAGAAGGATATGATGAAGACATCATACGCCCTTCAAAACTGGGTTGTAACATTGAATGGTTCTGCTCGCAATGTCGTGGCAGATCGTTTAACCACTGCTCGCCCAGTTGAGTCCTCAGCGCGTGGCAAGACAGTGATGGGTGTGCGTGTGCACTTTCCAAGCAACGGTTCGAACAATGCCAATGCAGTCGTTCGTCCTCCCTTTCCAGTACCAGCCATCAACCCTACGTTGATTGAAGGTGGCATTGAGGAAGATGGCGAGCAACGCAATTACTTCGACGAAAATGAATTCGTCGGACGTGGTATTGTCAACAACGTTGGTATCCTTAAAATGGTCGAGATGAACATCCGTGGTCTCAACTTCCCACACTCCGTTAGCATTCTTCTTGAGCGCATCGGTGGTCGTGTTGAAGAGATTCCTATGGGTAGCTTAGACTTCGATGGTTGGAAGACCCTTACTTGGACTAACCCTTCCTATGCTTTCGAAGTACGCCAACGCGACCTTCGCCGTCTTCCTGTCTATCCTTACACCGTTCCTTACATCAAGTTGAATGGTATTAAGTTCTACCGCAGTGGACACAACATGGGCGGTGATTTTATCGCTTACATCGATGACATCGTGCTTGTTTTTGACAAAGCAGTACGTGATGACGTGCCTGTAGATATCGATGATGAGGCTGTTTGGAACATTATTCGTGATCGTGAAATGTCCCGCATGAAGATTGAGCTTCGCCGTCTTGGTGAGCGCTTGGTTTACGAGTTTACTCAAGCTAAGCTCATGGACACCACTCGTCCACAAACTTTCCCAGCTCATGGTGCGATTCCTGTAAATGATCGTCGCCCATCTGAGGTAAATGAGGAGTAA
- a CDS encoding J domain-containing protein — MAVGSTYYDILGVSKEASSEEIRKAYKSLAMKYHPDRLNGLPASQQASMTEKMKEITNAYTTLKDENLRKKYDNQLYMQQNFSGNSSFSAGDPFQRSSQQRYHFYTYRSSRPRASAGGSLLHVLITFGIIALFLAIALIFWPILLILFLLSILRIRMR; from the coding sequence ATGGCAGTAGGAAGCACATATTATGATATTCTCGGCGTAAGCAAAGAGGCCTCTTCGGAGGAGATTCGTAAGGCGTATAAGTCGTTAGCAATGAAATATCATCCTGATCGTTTAAATGGTTTGCCCGCTAGTCAGCAAGCAAGCATGACCGAGAAGATGAAAGAGATCACTAACGCATACACCACGTTAAAAGATGAAAATCTACGCAAAAAGTATGACAACCAACTCTATATGCAACAAAACTTTAGCGGAAATTCATCCTTCTCAGCTGGTGATCCTTTTCAGCGCTCTTCGCAACAACGTTATCACTTTTACACCTATCGCTCCTCGCGCCCGCGTGCTTCGGCTGGGGGCTCGTTATTACACGTACTCATTACCTTTGGTATTATCGCTCTTTTTTTAGCGATCGCCTTGATATTTTGGCCTATTCTTCTGATCTTATTTTTATTAAGCATCTTGCGAATTCGTATGCGTTAA
- a CDS encoding YebC/PmpR family DNA-binding transcriptional regulator: MSGHSKWSTIKHKKGAADAKRGKIFTKIIKEIVIAAKDGADVESNAKLRTAVLKARAANMPKDNIEKAIKKGSGEAGGADYVELVYEGYASGGVGLIIETLSDNKNRTAANVKSILTKAGGQMATTGAVSYQFKRMGVVLFAKDKVDADMLEELAIEMGAEDVQVESESIEVLIEPSGFGAFLDALEARAIPTLNAEISMISDQKVMLDKEKTLKVLQLIDKLEDDDDVQTVFSNLAIDPSMDLG, from the coding sequence ATGTCAGGACATAGTAAATGGAGTACGATTAAGCACAAAAAGGGCGCTGCGGATGCTAAGCGTGGTAAGATTTTCACCAAAATTATCAAAGAGATTGTGATTGCCGCTAAGGATGGTGCCGATGTGGAGAGTAATGCTAAGTTGCGCACTGCCGTATTGAAGGCGCGCGCAGCGAACATGCCTAAAGATAACATCGAAAAAGCGATTAAAAAGGGATCTGGTGAGGCTGGTGGGGCTGATTATGTTGAGCTAGTTTATGAAGGATACGCTAGTGGTGGTGTTGGTCTTATCATTGAAACCCTAAGTGATAATAAAAATCGTACAGCAGCGAACGTCAAGAGTATTTTGACTAAGGCTGGCGGGCAGATGGCAACGACCGGCGCGGTGAGTTATCAATTTAAGCGTATGGGGGTTGTTCTCTTTGCGAAGGATAAAGTAGATGCCGATATGCTAGAGGAGCTTGCTATCGAGATGGGCGCTGAAGATGTGCAGGTAGAGAGCGAGAGCATTGAGGTTCTTATTGAGCCTAGTGGGTTTGGGGCATTTTTGGATGCATTAGAGGCGCGTGCGATTCCGACGCTTAATGCGGAAATTAGCATGATTAGCGACCAAAAAGTGATGCTTGATAAGGAGAAGACACTGAAAGTTCTCCAGTTAATCGATAAGCTTGAGGACGATGATGACGTACAGACGGTCTTTTCCAATTTAGCAATCGATCCCTCGATGGATTTGGGTTAA
- the ruvC gene encoding crossover junction endodeoxyribonuclease RuvC, with protein sequence MIILGIDPGLKHLGWGVIEAQTPQRMRHIAHGVITTDAAFSMPERLFSIYQDLVKLFDKYTPEALANEALIFSKNVSSALPVAHVRGVILLLAIQQNVSIKSFAPNTIKQAVTGNGMAKKGEVQQMVKLLLKLEEIPKPDHAADALAIAISYAYGVPAVSDRLT encoded by the coding sequence TTGATTATTTTAGGCATTGACCCCGGTCTAAAACATTTAGGTTGGGGGGTGATTGAGGCGCAAACGCCACAACGTATGCGCCATATTGCTCACGGGGTGATTACTACGGATGCCGCGTTTTCCATGCCTGAACGTCTATTCTCTATTTATCAAGATTTAGTTAAGTTGTTCGATAAATATACCCCCGAGGCATTGGCGAACGAGGCGCTTATTTTTAGCAAAAATGTGAGTTCTGCGCTTCCTGTTGCGCATGTACGGGGAGTGATTTTACTTCTTGCTATACAACAAAATGTATCCATCAAGAGCTTTGCTCCCAATACTATTAAACAGGCCGTTACGGGTAATGGTATGGCGAAAAAGGGTGAGGTTCAGCAGATGGTGAAACTTTTGCTTAAACTCGAAGAGATTCCTAAGCCCGACCATGCAGCCGATGCGCTTGCCATTGCGATAAGTTACGCGTATGGTGTACCGGCGGTGAGTGATCGATTAACGTAA
- a CDS encoding ZIP family metal transporter — MIEWFSAINPVLAALIGGTFTWFATAFGAMFVFFFKHLNRKLLDASLGFAAGVMIAASFWSLLDPALELSEELGYIPWLWPLVGFLSGGIFLRILDLSLPHMHRYMRKGEETEGPQSSLSKNMLMIIAVTIHNIPEGLAVGVAFGATAIFPQVTIAGAIALTVGIGIQNIPEGFAVSMPLLEEKMTKRRAFFWGQASGSVEAIAAVVGALLVIQMQAILPFALGFAAGAMIFVVIEEVIPQSQSAGNNDLATGGGMLGFAIMMFLDVSLS, encoded by the coding sequence ATGATAGAATGGTTTTCAGCAATTAACCCCGTCCTTGCCGCGCTTATCGGTGGGACATTTACGTGGTTCGCTACCGCCTTTGGTGCGATGTTTGTCTTCTTTTTTAAACATCTCAATCGTAAATTACTCGATGCTTCTCTGGGCTTTGCCGCCGGTGTGATGATCGCAGCGAGTTTTTGGTCGCTCCTAGACCCAGCCCTCGAACTCAGCGAAGAGCTTGGCTATATCCCTTGGCTGTGGCCTCTTGTCGGCTTTCTCAGTGGTGGTATTTTCCTACGAATACTCGATTTATCTTTACCTCACATGCATCGCTATATGCGTAAAGGCGAAGAGACCGAAGGTCCACAAAGCTCGCTAAGTAAAAATATGCTCATGATTATCGCTGTTACCATCCACAACATTCCAGAAGGATTGGCCGTAGGTGTTGCCTTCGGGGCAACCGCGATCTTTCCACAAGTAACCATCGCGGGAGCTATCGCGCTAACCGTAGGTATCGGTATCCAAAATATCCCCGAAGGTTTCGCCGTATCGATGCCCCTGTTAGAAGAGAAAATGACCAAACGACGCGCCTTCTTTTGGGGTCAAGCCTCCGGGAGCGTCGAAGCCATTGCCGCAGTGGTGGGTGCGCTCTTAGTAATTCAGATGCAAGCCATTCTTCCCTTTGCCCTAGGTTTTGCTGCCGGAGCAATGATCTTCGTCGTCATTGAAGAGGTTATTCCCCAAAGCCAGAGCGCAGGTAACAACGATCTCGCTACAGGCGGTGGCATGCTCGGTTTCGCCATCATGATGTTTCTGGATGTCTCCTTGAGTTAA
- a CDS encoding putative manganese-dependent inorganic diphosphatase codes for MSTAYKQIYVVGHRNPDADSLISAHAYANLKQLQGNSNVIAIRSGVANSQSEYIFQRFNAPLPLLLPDVIPKVMHFMQADPITIHYQRSLWDALQIITQEQIDTLPVVDDERRYLKLLCYESISLYIMQKTTASLRSLLISSLDLIQSTLKAQPITAFSPTKIQGYTLLVASSYSSTFKEEFDREDPQTLIVLIGDRIDLQRYIIERKVAIIIVTNNYIIHPDLQTLAQEHGVSILISAHDATTTSIMLLYSVPVGHAALETPAVDYDDTTAKAKNRIEHSTARAVAVVNQEAEVIGLLKEIDLNRRPNIALILVDHNELSQAISGVEHVDVLEVIDHHRLGGFKTNIPITFINQTVGSTSTIVANLYKTQHTPLDRTTASLLLCGILSDTLGLKSATTTQIDRDTARYLASLTQIDITTLSQELTEASNHIMHRSPSEVIGMDRKEYQEDDWKFFVSQIETSNPDFFLHNKAQYIDLLTSQMADEEALFCGLLITDTTSLSSYLIITAQENFISLIPYPNHSDHVYFLQDVLSRKKQLIPMLTEIISTL; via the coding sequence ATGTCAACAGCCTACAAGCAAATTTATGTGGTGGGGCATCGCAACCCCGACGCCGACTCCCTCATCAGTGCCCACGCCTATGCTAATCTCAAGCAGTTGCAAGGAAATAGTAACGTCATTGCCATCCGCAGTGGCGTTGCCAATAGCCAAAGCGAGTATATTTTTCAACGCTTTAATGCGCCCCTCCCGCTCCTCTTACCCGACGTTATTCCCAAAGTGATGCACTTTATGCAAGCCGATCCGATAACCATTCACTATCAGCGTAGTCTCTGGGACGCTCTGCAGATCATCACCCAAGAGCAAATCGATACCCTGCCCGTCGTCGATGATGAGCGTCGCTACCTCAAGCTTCTGTGCTACGAGAGCATCTCGCTCTACATCATGCAAAAGACCACCGCTTCCTTACGATCGTTGCTCATCTCTAGCCTCGATCTTATTCAATCCACATTGAAAGCGCAACCCATCACCGCCTTCAGCCCTACCAAAATTCAGGGATACACGCTACTGGTTGCCTCCTCCTACTCCTCGACATTTAAAGAAGAGTTCGACCGCGAAGATCCCCAGACGCTTATCGTCCTTATCGGCGATCGTATCGATCTTCAGCGCTACATTATCGAACGCAAAGTGGCCATCATCATCGTAACCAACAACTATATTATCCACCCCGATCTACAAACTCTCGCCCAAGAACATGGCGTCTCTATCCTCATCAGTGCCCACGACGCCACCACCACCTCGATCATGCTCCTCTACAGCGTACCCGTTGGACATGCGGCATTGGAGACCCCCGCAGTTGATTATGACGATACCACCGCCAAGGCAAAAAATCGTATTGAACACTCCACTGCGCGCGCCGTAGCAGTCGTCAACCAAGAAGCAGAAGTCATCGGATTACTCAAAGAGATCGATCTCAATCGCCGTCCCAACATCGCGCTTATTCTCGTGGACCATAATGAATTAAGCCAAGCCATTAGTGGCGTAGAGCATGTCGATGTCCTTGAAGTGATCGACCACCATCGCTTAGGAGGCTTCAAAACCAACATCCCCATTACCTTTATCAATCAAACTGTCGGCTCCACCTCCACCATCGTGGCGAATCTCTACAAAACCCAACATACCCCACTCGATCGCACCACTGCTTCGCTGTTGCTCTGTGGCATTTTAAGCGACACCCTCGGCCTAAAGAGCGCCACCACCACGCAAATCGACCGCGACACCGCTCGCTACTTAGCCAGCCTCACGCAAATCGACATTACAACTCTAAGCCAAGAGCTCACCGAAGCCTCAAACCACATCATGCACCGTAGCCCCAGCGAGGTTATTGGGATGGATAGAAAAGAGTATCAAGAAGACGATTGGAAATTCTTCGTAAGCCAAATCGAAACTAGCAACCCCGACTTCTTTCTCCATAACAAAGCACAATATATCGATCTCCTTACAAGTCAGATGGCAGACGAAGAGGCGCTCTTCTGCGGTCTGCTCATCACCGACACCACCTCCCTCTCTAGCTACCTCATCATCACCGCGCAAGAGAATTTTATCTCGCTCATTCCCTACCCCAACCACAGCGATCACGTCTACTTTCTCCAAGATGTCCTCTCTCGTAAAAAACAACTCATCCCCATGCTCACCGAGATCATTTCCACGCTCTAA
- the rlmN gene encoding 23S rRNA (adenine(2503)-C(2))-methyltransferase RlmN: MKKINIDILQYNYAEIVELFASKYKKREYHAKAFWQQLYRQGTPHVMHLPEFAQNQAVAKRIAEEIPLDLPEASFVEEVEGNIKFRLTLADGNFCEGVVIAMSSYKSLCISSQVGCGRGCKFCATGQMGLTRNLTVQEIIAQYFFARFTLKQPIKNIVFMGMGEPMDNFDAVIKAIDILSDQRGIRIPTKFITISTVGEVAGLRKLEALMQADIDQENQRQAGTPAPTCYRNIKLAISLHAPTNALRSSIMPVNDRYPVEELKAVLQSIPIKRKYHDLFIEYTLIPNVNDNAQALAEYLKDLPCVVNLIAYNPVPNLTFTRPTIAQMEQFKRELESFGQVVRWRRSRADEILGACGQLGATSL; encoded by the coding sequence ATGAAGAAGATTAATATCGATATATTACAATATAATTATGCAGAAATCGTCGAACTTTTTGCATCTAAATACAAAAAGCGCGAATACCACGCCAAGGCATTTTGGCAACAGCTCTACCGCCAAGGGACACCTCATGTGATGCACTTGCCCGAATTTGCCCAAAATCAAGCCGTGGCTAAGCGCATCGCCGAAGAAATTCCCCTAGATCTCCCCGAGGCGAGCTTTGTGGAAGAGGTTGAAGGTAATATTAAATTCCGTCTCACGCTTGCCGACGGGAATTTCTGTGAAGGCGTGGTGATCGCGATGAGTAGCTACAAAAGCCTCTGCATCTCCAGCCAAGTAGGCTGTGGACGTGGCTGTAAATTTTGTGCCACCGGACAGATGGGACTCACACGCAACCTCACCGTGCAAGAGATTATCGCGCAGTACTTCTTTGCCCGCTTCACCTTGAAGCAACCAATCAAAAACATCGTCTTTATGGGCATGGGTGAACCGATGGACAATTTTGATGCCGTCATCAAAGCCATCGATATTCTCTCCGACCAACGCGGAATTCGTATCCCCACCAAATTTATCACCATCTCCACCGTCGGCGAAGTAGCGGGATTACGTAAACTCGAAGCACTCATGCAAGCCGATATCGACCAAGAAAACCAGCGTCAAGCAGGCACGCCCGCGCCCACCTGCTATCGTAATATCAAATTGGCCATTAGCTTACACGCCCCCACCAACGCCCTGCGTTCTAGCATCATGCCCGTCAACGATCGCTACCCCGTGGAAGAGCTCAAAGCCGTCCTCCAGAGTATCCCGATTAAGCGCAAATACCACGACCTCTTCATCGAGTACACCCTCATCCCAAACGTCAATGACAACGCCCAAGCGCTCGCGGAGTACCTCAAAGATCTCCCCTGTGTCGTCAATCTTATCGCCTATAATCCCGTTCCCAACCTCACCTTTACTCGCCCCACTATCGCCCAAATGGAACAATTTAAGCGCGAACTGGAGAGCTTTGGACAAGTGGTTCGCTGGCGAAGAAGCCGTGCCGACGAAATCCTGGGCGCATGCGGACAACTTGGCGCAACCTCGCTCTAA